The sequence below is a genomic window from Sceloporus undulatus isolate JIND9_A2432 ecotype Alabama chromosome 5, SceUnd_v1.1, whole genome shotgun sequence.
ACCGGAAGTATCCTTGAAAACTGGGCGGACCACCCCGGAAGTGAAGAGTCTCGAGTGTGGAAAACGAAACCAgtattaacaacaacagtaacgaCATCAACAATAATAATCGGTCGAAGTCCCAGAATACCCTCACGGGCTTAAATCCCCCATTATTGGGCGTTCTCCGACAGGGGGAAAAACCTTTCTCTATGGTTACCGGAAGCGGAAGTACACATTAGTGCCACCTGACCGCCAACCCGGAAGTAGTATTCTTGAGAGGTAGCGTGTGCTGATTCAAAGGGGTGAGCTTTTCCTACTCCTGGTTCTCATTCTCTGCTTTGATGGGGAAGGCGCGTCGGAGATCCGCCCGGGGCTCGAAGGCCTCGGAGcttcgggaggaggaggagaagatgccGGAGCCGGGGGCCGCTTTGTGTGTCACGGAGGAGGCAGATGACTTCCACGAGCGGCGCCTGGAGGAGGCGGTTTTGGCGGCTCTGGgcagcgaggaagaggaggaggaggaaggggaggaggaggaggtgctggGGCTGGAGCTCTCAGAGGAGAATGAGAGCGaaggagatgaggaggaggaggaggaagaaggggatggGGACGACATGGAGAGCGACCTGGAGGAGCAGCAGAGGGGGTCCGGCCTCCCTGACGAACTCGCCTGGGGCCAGCGGAAGCAGCTCTACTACGGCAGCGACTATGGCAAAGCGGCTGCCCACCGCCCCAAAGCTCCCAAGAAGAGCAAGGAGGAAGCCGAGGCAGaggagctggaggaagaggaggaggcccaggccATTCGCAGGAGGCTGGCAGAGAGCCTGGGTGAGGAGGACTACGGCCTGGATTTGGTAGAGGCCTATGCCGGGGCGGCGGAGGCACCAAGTGAAAAGGAGTCAGGGCAGAAGATCGCCAAAGATTTGGAGTCTCTTTCTCGAAAAGAGCGCCTGAAGTTGCTGAGGAAGGAGTCTCCGGAGCTGCTGGAGCTGATTCGGGACTTTGAGGCCAAGATGAGGGAGCTCAGAGATGAACTTGAGCCCCTGGCGAAGCTGGCAAGAGATGGAGTCATCCCTGAGGGCAGAGGCAGCCAGTACTTGCAGACCAAATACCACCTCTATCTGAACTACTGCTGCAACATCAGTTTTTACTTAGTGCTGAAAGCCAAAAGGATCCCAATCCACGGCCACCCGGTCATCGAAAGGCTCGTGACGTATAGGAACCTGATCAACGATTTGGAAACGGTGGACCAAAAGCTGTCTATGGAAATCCGCCTGCTGCTTAATGAGTCCCAAAATGgggcggaaggaaggaagaagcccAAGAGGAGAAAGTCTGTCGATAAACCAAAAACCATTTGCAAGGTTTCTGACGGCAAAGCTGATGAA
It includes:
- the UTP3 gene encoding something about silencing protein 10 — protein: MGKARRRSARGSKASELREEEEKMPEPGAALCVTEEADDFHERRLEEAVLAALGSEEEEEEEGEEEEVLGLELSEENESEGDEEEEEEEGDGDDMESDLEEQQRGSGLPDELAWGQRKQLYYGSDYGKAAAHRPKAPKKSKEEAEAEELEEEEEAQAIRRRLAESLGEEDYGLDLVEAYAGAAEAPSEKESGQKIAKDLESLSRKERLKLLRKESPELLELIRDFEAKMRELRDELEPLAKLARDGVIPEGRGSQYLQTKYHLYLNYCCNISFYLVLKAKRIPIHGHPVIERLVTYRNLINDLETVDQKLSMEIRLLLNESQNGAEGRKKPKRRKSVDKPKTICKVSDGKADEEPTDDSELDEEVALNYYKEMEEKIKQKRKRGHEEAEDEGKLIMEEELQGEKRSATYQIVKNKGLTPKRKKIDRNPRVKHREKFRRAKVRRKGQVREVRREEQRYGGELSGIRAGIKKSIKLK